In Arachis hypogaea cultivar Tifrunner chromosome 2, arahy.Tifrunner.gnm2.J5K5, whole genome shotgun sequence, a genomic segment contains:
- the LOC112743528 gene encoding uncharacterized protein isoform X1 — MMYIETHKRKDGSFVNNKALTIVEQIELNMTQSNTQFEVSPNDAVGKVLWPEHSGRVRCMGMGAAPTNTFRNVRSRLNGMTISTNSAVSSSPTTAAILQEKINNLEFDLHNSQQKVISLESKLQQSFDMMKAYLMMKEGGIPEALVGFFSAREVTL; from the exons ATGATGTACATTGAAACACATAAGAGGAAGGATGGGTCTTTTGTAAATAACAAGGCATTAACTATAGTG GAACAAATTGAGCTGAATATGACACAGTCAAATACACAATTTGAGGTGTCCCCTAATGATGCTGTTGGTAAAGTTTTGTGGCCTGAACACTCTGGGAGAGTTCGTTGTATGGGCATGGGAGCAGCGCCTACAAATACCTTTAGGAATGTGAGAAGCCGGCTTAATGGGATGACCATCTCCACTAATTCAGCTGTATCTTCTTCGCCTACTACTGCTGCAATTTTACAGGAAAAGATCAATAATTTGGAGTTTGACTTACATAATTCACAGCAAAAGGTCATTAGTCTAGAGTCTAAGTTGCAGCAATCATTTGATATGATGAAAGCATATCTAATGATGAAGGAAGGAGGAATTCCCGAAGCACTTGTTGGCTTCTTTTCTGCCCGCGAGGTAACTTTATAA